One Choloepus didactylus isolate mChoDid1 chromosome 8, mChoDid1.pri, whole genome shotgun sequence DNA window includes the following coding sequences:
- the TTLL12 gene encoding tubulin--tyrosine ligase-like protein 12 isoform X1, with protein MEAGPGPESAVPSSQRDPELGQARGASPERRAAGTPTLAEFAALHGPALRASGVPERYWGRLLHKLEHEVFDAGEMFGIMQVEEVEEDENEDEEVREVRRKQPNPGGELCFKVIVTNENGLRAADPNSIFLVDHAWTYRVEHARQQLQQTPGLLHRMANLMGVAFHGELPSMEAVDLVLEEMWKFNQTYQLAHGTAEEKVPVWYIMDEFGSRIQHSDVPSFATAPFFYMPQQVAYTLLWPLRDLDTGDEVTRDFAYGETDPLIRKCMLLPWAPADLLDLSSSTPELPDEYYQAILEENKEKLPLPISPAPCSHDRVFKVYTDVQQVLSSLTHPRFAFTPSEAEADVLYSFSHFKDYRRLSQERPNVLLNQFPCENLLTVKDCLASIARRAGGPEGPPWLPRTFNLRTELPQFISYFQQREQRGEDNHWICKPWNLARSLDTHVTKHLGSVIRHRESAPKVVSKYIESPVLFLREDVGLVKFDIRYVVLLRSVKPLKLFVYDVFWLRFSNRPFALNDLDDYEKHFTVMNYDPDVVLKQVHYDEFIPEFEKQYPEFPWKDVQAGIFQAFTELFQVACAKPAPLGLCDYPSSRAVYAIDLMLKWDVRPDGKRVMQPQILEVNFNPDCERACKFHPAFFNDVFSTLFLDEPSRVTHLA; from the exons ATGGAGGCCGGGCCGGGGCCGGAGTCGGCGGTGCCGAGCTCGCAGCGGGACCCGGAGCTGGGCCAGGCGCGGGGCGCGAGCCCGGAGCGGCGGGCGGCAGGCACTCCGACCCTGGCGGAGTTCGCGGCGCTGCACGGCCCGGCACTGCGCGCCTCGGGGGTCCCCGAGCGGTACTGGGGCCGCCTCCTGCACAAGCTGGAGCACGAG GTTTTCGACGCTGGGGAGATGTTTGGGATAATGCAAGTGGAGGAAGTGGAAGAGGATGAGAACGAGGATGAGGAGGTGCGGGAAGTGCGGAGGAAGCAGCCCAACCCCGGGGGCGAGCTCTGCTTCAAGGTCATTGTTACCAATGAAAACGGGCTCCGGGCGGCTGACCCCAACAG CATCTTCCTCGTGGACCACGCCTGGACGTACCGCGTGGAGCATGCCCGCCAGCAGCTGCAGCAGACACCAGGGCTCCTGCACCGCATGGCCAACCTGATGGGCGTCGCATTCCACGGCGAGCTGCCCAGCATGGAGGCTGTGGACCTggtgctggaggagatgtggaagTTCAACCAGACCTACCAGCTGGCCCACGGG ACGGCTGAGGAGAAGGTCCCGGTGTGGTACATCATGGACGAGTTTGGCTCACGGATCCAGCACTCAGACGTGCCCAGCTTTGCCACCGCGCCCTTCTTCTACATGCCACAGCAAGTAGCCTACACGCTGCTGTGGCCCCTGAGGGATCTGGACACAGGCG ATGAGGTGACCCGGGACTTTGCCTACGGAGAGACTGACCCTCTGATCCGGAAGTGCATGCTGCTGCCCTGGGCACCTGCCGACCTGCTGGACCTCAGCTCCTCCACCCCTGAGCTGCCCGACGAGTACTACCAG GCCATTCTGGAGGAAAACAAGGAGAAACTGCCACTTCCCATCAGTCCGGCCCCGTGTTCTCACGACCGCGTCTTCAA GGTCTACACCGACGTCCAGCAGGTGCTGAGCAGCCTGACCCACCCACGCTTCGCCTTCACCCCGAGCGAGGCCGAGGCCGACGTGCTCTACAGCTTCTCACACTTCAAGGACTACAG GAGGCTCAGCCAGGAGAGGCCGAACGTGCTGCTGAACCAGTTCCCCTGCGAGAACCTGCTGACAGTGAAGGACTGCCTGGCCTCCATCGCCCGCCGGGCGGGGGGCCCCGAGGGCCCGCCTTGGCTGCCCCGCACCTTCAACCTGCGCACCGAGCTGCCCCAGTTCATCAGCTACTTCCAGCAGCGGGAGCAGCG GGGCGAGGACAACCACTGGATCTGCAAGCCCTGGAACCTGGCACGCAGCCTGGACACCCACGTCACCAAGCACCTGGGCAGTGTTATCCGGCACCGCGAGAGCGCCCCCAAG GTGGTGTCGAAGTACATCGAGAGCCCCGTCCTGTTCCTGCGGGAAGATGTGGGCCTGGTCAAGTTTGACATCCGCTACGTCGTGCTGCTGCGATCGGTGAAGCCGCTGAAGCTGTTCGTGTACGACGTGTTCTGGCTGCGGTTCTCCAACCG GCCCTTCGCGCTCAACGACCTGGACGACTACGAGAAGCACTTCACCGTCATGAACTACGACCCGGATGTGGTCCTCAAGCAG GTGCATTATGACGAGTTCATCCCTGAGTTTGAGAAACAGTATCCGGAGTTTCCCTGGAAGGATGTGCAG GCCGGAATCTTCCAGGCCTTCACGGAGCTGTTCCAGGTGGCGTGTGCCAAGCCTGCGCCCCTTGGCCTATGCGACTACCCCTCGTCCCGGGCTGTGTATGCCATCGACCTCATGCTGAAGTGGGACGTCCGTCCAGATG GGAAGCGAGTCATGCAGCCGCAGATCCTGGAGGTGAACTTCAACCCCGACTGCGAGCGGGCCTGCAAGTTCCACCCGGCCTTCTTCAACGACGTCTTCAGCACCTTGTTTCTGGACGAGCCCAGCCGCGTCACCCACCTGGCCTAG
- the TTLL12 gene encoding tubulin--tyrosine ligase-like protein 12 isoform X2, which produces MSSCAGQKQPRVPPPRLQPSQPPSAVNPQVFDAGEMFGIMQVEEVEEDENEDEEVREVRRKQPNPGGELCFKVIVTNENGLRAADPNSIFLVDHAWTYRVEHARQQLQQTPGLLHRMANLMGVAFHGELPSMEAVDLVLEEMWKFNQTYQLAHGTAEEKVPVWYIMDEFGSRIQHSDVPSFATAPFFYMPQQVAYTLLWPLRDLDTGDEVTRDFAYGETDPLIRKCMLLPWAPADLLDLSSSTPELPDEYYQAILEENKEKLPLPISPAPCSHDRVFKVYTDVQQVLSSLTHPRFAFTPSEAEADVLYSFSHFKDYRRLSQERPNVLLNQFPCENLLTVKDCLASIARRAGGPEGPPWLPRTFNLRTELPQFISYFQQREQRGEDNHWICKPWNLARSLDTHVTKHLGSVIRHRESAPKVVSKYIESPVLFLREDVGLVKFDIRYVVLLRSVKPLKLFVYDVFWLRFSNRPFALNDLDDYEKHFTVMNYDPDVVLKQVHYDEFIPEFEKQYPEFPWKDVQAGIFQAFTELFQVACAKPAPLGLCDYPSSRAVYAIDLMLKWDVRPDGKRVMQPQILEVNFNPDCERACKFHPAFFNDVFSTLFLDEPSRVTHLA; this is translated from the exons atgtccTCGTGTGCTGGGCAGAAGCAGCCCAGAGTGCCACCACCCCGGCTCCAGCCCAGCCAGCCCCCATCAGCAGTAAACCCTCAG GTTTTCGACGCTGGGGAGATGTTTGGGATAATGCAAGTGGAGGAAGTGGAAGAGGATGAGAACGAGGATGAGGAGGTGCGGGAAGTGCGGAGGAAGCAGCCCAACCCCGGGGGCGAGCTCTGCTTCAAGGTCATTGTTACCAATGAAAACGGGCTCCGGGCGGCTGACCCCAACAG CATCTTCCTCGTGGACCACGCCTGGACGTACCGCGTGGAGCATGCCCGCCAGCAGCTGCAGCAGACACCAGGGCTCCTGCACCGCATGGCCAACCTGATGGGCGTCGCATTCCACGGCGAGCTGCCCAGCATGGAGGCTGTGGACCTggtgctggaggagatgtggaagTTCAACCAGACCTACCAGCTGGCCCACGGG ACGGCTGAGGAGAAGGTCCCGGTGTGGTACATCATGGACGAGTTTGGCTCACGGATCCAGCACTCAGACGTGCCCAGCTTTGCCACCGCGCCCTTCTTCTACATGCCACAGCAAGTAGCCTACACGCTGCTGTGGCCCCTGAGGGATCTGGACACAGGCG ATGAGGTGACCCGGGACTTTGCCTACGGAGAGACTGACCCTCTGATCCGGAAGTGCATGCTGCTGCCCTGGGCACCTGCCGACCTGCTGGACCTCAGCTCCTCCACCCCTGAGCTGCCCGACGAGTACTACCAG GCCATTCTGGAGGAAAACAAGGAGAAACTGCCACTTCCCATCAGTCCGGCCCCGTGTTCTCACGACCGCGTCTTCAA GGTCTACACCGACGTCCAGCAGGTGCTGAGCAGCCTGACCCACCCACGCTTCGCCTTCACCCCGAGCGAGGCCGAGGCCGACGTGCTCTACAGCTTCTCACACTTCAAGGACTACAG GAGGCTCAGCCAGGAGAGGCCGAACGTGCTGCTGAACCAGTTCCCCTGCGAGAACCTGCTGACAGTGAAGGACTGCCTGGCCTCCATCGCCCGCCGGGCGGGGGGCCCCGAGGGCCCGCCTTGGCTGCCCCGCACCTTCAACCTGCGCACCGAGCTGCCCCAGTTCATCAGCTACTTCCAGCAGCGGGAGCAGCG GGGCGAGGACAACCACTGGATCTGCAAGCCCTGGAACCTGGCACGCAGCCTGGACACCCACGTCACCAAGCACCTGGGCAGTGTTATCCGGCACCGCGAGAGCGCCCCCAAG GTGGTGTCGAAGTACATCGAGAGCCCCGTCCTGTTCCTGCGGGAAGATGTGGGCCTGGTCAAGTTTGACATCCGCTACGTCGTGCTGCTGCGATCGGTGAAGCCGCTGAAGCTGTTCGTGTACGACGTGTTCTGGCTGCGGTTCTCCAACCG GCCCTTCGCGCTCAACGACCTGGACGACTACGAGAAGCACTTCACCGTCATGAACTACGACCCGGATGTGGTCCTCAAGCAG GTGCATTATGACGAGTTCATCCCTGAGTTTGAGAAACAGTATCCGGAGTTTCCCTGGAAGGATGTGCAG GCCGGAATCTTCCAGGCCTTCACGGAGCTGTTCCAGGTGGCGTGTGCCAAGCCTGCGCCCCTTGGCCTATGCGACTACCCCTCGTCCCGGGCTGTGTATGCCATCGACCTCATGCTGAAGTGGGACGTCCGTCCAGATG GGAAGCGAGTCATGCAGCCGCAGATCCTGGAGGTGAACTTCAACCCCGACTGCGAGCGGGCCTGCAAGTTCCACCCGGCCTTCTTCAACGACGTCTTCAGCACCTTGTTTCTGGACGAGCCCAGCCGCGTCACCCACCTGGCCTAG
- the TSPO gene encoding translocator protein isoform X1 produces MAPALLDAGPHLGHALLGHGVWFLHGLERARGLLGGGRGSPGPLCWAAGPELGVAPHLLWCPPNGLGPGGPPAHRRGGHCHGSGLAPGEPVGRAPAVPVPGLAGLRGYAQLLRVAGQPRPAQWPAVPRLRVPPAEHCGHCLPPTRSRRWWPPGSHGHWACWSSWISAGSHQQLVPSGLSPLPRKGPKAAPLHFLPCRKHACET; encoded by the exons ATGGCACCCGCCCTACTGGACGCTGGGCCCCATCTGGGGCACGCTCTACTCGGCCATGGG GTATGGTTCCTACATGGTTTGGAAAGAGCTAGGGGGCTTCTCGGAGGAGGCCGTGGTTCCCCTGGGCCTCTATGCTGGGCAGCTGGCCCTGAACTGGGCGTGGCCCCCCATCTTCTTTGGTGCCCACCAAATGGGCTGG GCCCTGGTGGACCTCCTGCTCACAGGCGGGGCGGCCACTGCCACGGCAGTGGCCTGGCACCAGGTGAGCCCGTCGGCCGCGCGCCTGCTGTACCCGTACCTGGCCTGGCTGGCCTTCGCGGCTATGCTCAACTACTGCGTGTGGCGGGACAACCGCGGCCGGCGCAGTGGCCGGCGGTCCCCAGATTGAGGGTGCCACCCGCCGAGCACTGTGGCCACTGCCTGCCACCCACCAGGAGCCGTCGGTGGTGGCCACCAGGCTCTCATGGCCACTGGGCCTGTTGGTCCAGCTGGATCTCAGCCGGGAGCCACCAGCAGCTTGTGCCATCCGGGCTGAGCCCCCTACCCAGGAAGGGACCCAAAGCAGCCCCCCTGCACTTCCTGCCCTGCCGAAAGCACGCTTGCGAGACATAG
- the TSPO gene encoding translocator protein isoform X2 has protein sequence MAPPWVPAMGFTLVPSLGGFLGSYFARGEGLRWYASLQKPSWHPPYWTLGPIWGTLYSAMGYGSYMVWKELGGFSEEAVVPLGLYAGQLALNWAWPPIFFGAHQMGWALVDLLLTGGAATATAVAWHQVSPSAARLLYPYLAWLAFAAMLNYCVWRDNRGRRSGRRSPD, from the exons atgGCCCCGCCCTGGGTGCCTGCCATGGGCTTCACGCTGGTGCCCAGCCTGGGGGGCTTCCTGGGCTCCTACTTTGCCCGCGGGGAGGGACTCCGCTGGTACGCCAGCCTGCAGAAGCCCTCATGGCACCCGCCCTACTGGACGCTGGGCCCCATCTGGGGCACGCTCTACTCGGCCATGGG GTATGGTTCCTACATGGTTTGGAAAGAGCTAGGGGGCTTCTCGGAGGAGGCCGTGGTTCCCCTGGGCCTCTATGCTGGGCAGCTGGCCCTGAACTGGGCGTGGCCCCCCATCTTCTTTGGTGCCCACCAAATGGGCTGG GCCCTGGTGGACCTCCTGCTCACAGGCGGGGCGGCCACTGCCACGGCAGTGGCCTGGCACCAGGTGAGCCCGTCGGCCGCGCGCCTGCTGTACCCGTACCTGGCCTGGCTGGCCTTCGCGGCTATGCTCAACTACTGCGTGTGGCGGGACAACCGCGGCCGGCGCAGTGGCCGGCGGTCCCCAGATTGA
- the LOC119542523 gene encoding translation initiation factor IF-2-like: MCSSAEWARGCPPRTPRPPLPAVPEPTGWGRGGERAGPGRALHNPPTPATRWNRAAQLPGPRGRGRSRPPPPPADPVAEPQALPGGRPLGSPRPDSGPLPPASVSPRPRGAERELSGVRPAPRSLPGSFLPVPAPLTGGRGRARAGRCAAGVGGVCPGPPRPAPAPPTLAGSPGPAARPRAPGGALSPPGACEALPARPSPADHGRGPHPASSGSGGATSQRCVRGLLAPPPSLTFPFCKMGRQRPRFREMNHPARWQSPGRPPASSCALPSRNKRPSSFGCWSRARRQHRRESQFWLGHSSIGSRGLLFLICKMGTASWREAHAGAWCPVSGGCDCHHLPGLESGFNL, encoded by the coding sequence ATGTGCTCATCCGCGGAATGGGCGCGGGGCTGCCCACCCCGCACCCCGCGGCCGCCGCTTCCCGCGGTACCCGAGCCCACAGGCTGGGGCCGGGGCGGGGAgagggcggggccggggcgggccTTGCAcaatccccccacccccgccacccGCTGGAACCGGGCCGCGCAGCTACCTGGACCGAGAGGCCGGGGCCGGagccgcccgccgccgccgcccgctgACCCGGTAGCCGAACCCCAAGCGCTGCCGGGGGGCCGCCCGCTCGGCTCCCCGCGCCCAGACTCCGGCCCGCTGCCTCCGGCCTCCGTTTCCCCTCGGCCGCGCGGCGCCGAGCGGGAGCTGTCGGGGGTCCGGCCCGCGCCGCGCTCACTTCCCGGCTCCTTCCTCCCGGTCCCGGCCCCACTCACCGGCGGGCGAGGGCGCGCTCGGGCAGGGCGCTGCGCGGCGGGAGTCGGCGGCGTCTGTCCCGGGCCGCCccgcccggccccggccccgcccaCCCTGGCTGGGAGCCCCGGCCCGGCCGCCCGCCCCCGCGCGCCAGGGGGAGCCCTTTCCCCTCCCGGCGCCTGCGAGGCGCTGCCTGCCCGCCCCTCTCCGGCTGACCACGGCCGCGGCCCACACCCAGCCAGCAGCGGGTCCGGCGGCGCCACGTCCCAGCGGTGCGTCCGCGGGCTGCTCGCCCCTCCTCCGAGCCTCACTTTTCCCTTCTGCAAAATGGGGCGCCAGAGGCCGAGGTTCAGGGAAATGAATCACCCCGCCCGATGGCAAAGCCCTGGACGCCCTCCTGCAAGCAGCTGTGCCCTTCCATCTCGAAACAAGCGCCCCAGTTCCTTTGGGTGCTGGTCCAGGGCGCGCAGGCAGCACCGTCGTGAGTCCCAGTTCTGGCTGGGCCACTCTTCAATTGGTTCTCGCGgcctccttttcctcatctgtaaaatgggcacagcGTCGTGGCGCGAGGCACACGCAGGCGCTTGGTGCCCAGTGAGTGGAGGCTGCGATTGCCACCACCTCCCCGGTCTGGAGAGCGGCTTTAATCTTTAG